A window from Candidatus Binatia bacterium encodes these proteins:
- a CDS encoding amidase yields the protein MPNELIKKGLLDLELAIAAKDITPSDLVEAYLGEIEAHNERLNAYVTVTADRAREEAKALTEELATTGPRGPLHGIPFAVKDLMDTEGVRTTYGSAIFSDHVPTADAEPVRRLRTAGAIMLGKTNTHEFACGATTNNPHYGPTHNPWKQGHIPAGSSGGSAAAVAAGMAPLATGSDTGGSVRMPAAACGVVGLKPTWGRVSLRGTFPMDPTFDHVGPIARTARDCAIAMNTMAGFDSKDPWSPPARSEEDFTRLLGRKMKGRKIGYDPSFCPVPVQPAVWANLEKTLHAFEELGCEIVEVKLPEADEVMQAGFTLIAAGTSYSHRNLLPENKDKYGADVRGLLESGAGASGQMVLDAQHRRAALTREFENVVTSQVSALVLPTIGLEAPRIGEETINLEGETIDVTLAMAGYTMVHNTTQLPTLSVPSGLGPNGLPTAIQITTAPGEDTLALGLGDALGTLVSLGDFV from the coding sequence ATGCCGAACGAACTCATCAAGAAGGGGCTGCTCGATCTCGAGCTCGCCATCGCCGCCAAGGACATCACGCCTTCGGACCTGGTGGAGGCCTATCTCGGCGAAATCGAGGCCCACAACGAGCGCCTGAACGCCTACGTGACGGTCACCGCGGACCGGGCGCGCGAAGAGGCGAAGGCACTCACCGAGGAACTCGCCACAACCGGCCCGCGCGGTCCTCTGCACGGCATCCCGTTCGCGGTGAAGGACTTGATGGACACCGAAGGCGTCCGAACGACCTACGGGTCGGCGATCTTCTCAGATCACGTGCCTACCGCCGACGCCGAACCCGTTCGACGACTCCGCACGGCCGGCGCGATCATGCTCGGCAAGACGAACACCCACGAGTTCGCGTGCGGTGCGACCACGAACAACCCGCACTACGGACCGACTCACAACCCCTGGAAGCAGGGCCACATCCCGGCCGGCTCGAGCGGCGGGTCTGCGGCGGCGGTGGCTGCGGGAATGGCACCGCTCGCGACCGGATCGGACACGGGCGGATCCGTCCGGATGCCCGCGGCGGCCTGTGGCGTCGTCGGCCTCAAGCCGACCTGGGGACGGGTCAGCCTGCGCGGGACCTTCCCGATGGATCCGACGTTCGACCACGTCGGTCCGATCGCGCGCACCGCACGGGACTGTGCGATCGCCATGAACACGATGGCCGGCTTCGATTCGAAGGATCCCTGGTCCCCGCCCGCGCGTTCCGAAGAAGACTTCACCCGGCTCCTCGGCCGCAAGATGAAGGGTCGCAAGATCGGGTACGACCCGAGCTTCTGCCCCGTTCCGGTTCAGCCGGCCGTGTGGGCGAACCTCGAGAAAACGCTCCACGCTTTCGAAGAGCTCGGGTGTGAGATCGTCGAGGTGAAACTCCCCGAAGCGGACGAGGTGATGCAGGCCGGCTTCACTCTCATCGCGGCCGGCACCTCCTACTCACACCGGAACCTGTTGCCGGAGAACAAGGACAAGTATGGCGCGGACGTGCGGGGGCTCCTCGAATCCGGCGCGGGGGCGAGCGGCCAGATGGTGCTCGACGCCCAACACCGACGGGCCGCACTCACACGGGAGTTCGAAAACGTGGTGACCTCTCAGGTGAGCGCCCTGGTGCTCCCGACGATCGGCCTCGAAGCCCCTCGCATCGGAGAGGAAACCATCAACCTCGAAGGCGAGACCATCGATGTAACCCTCGCCATGGCCGGGTACACGATGGTCCACAACACCACCCAGCTCCCAACCCTCTCCGTCCCCAGCGGCCTCGGCCCAAACG